The Burkholderiales bacterium genome has a window encoding:
- a CDS encoding FkbM family methyltransferase, translating to MDARRLTVTLVDGTRVVVPDSLELITPYVLQEQHDWFEDEIRFVRVLLEPGDRALDIGANYGVYTLSMAHAVGPAGHVWAFEPASHPADFLELSIAENGFPNVTLDRRAVSNAPGTAQLAVQARSELNALVRGDAAATASETVRLTSLDECLEMYAWDDIGFVKIDAEGEEANIVAGGRRFFDALSPLVQYEVKAGADLHFELAETFAASGYGSYRLVPALNLLVPFDGRDADPDLLNLFACKPDRATALAARGLLVRTAPSPSDREACLREVRERFPRSAADALVRLVSASARESHALEEALALHALSRDRDADPSVRLCALEMALQALTRLCEHRPTALRRSSAARAAFDLGAMRLAVDHLSAIVQRLTEVGQIDGREPFLAPSLRFEAVERRGSLRDWLLAAALDTLGRSCAYSSFFDAEGEHARLALVDRLGYADDEVQRRLTLLQRRAAAREAAAG from the coding sequence ATGGACGCGCGCCGCCTCACCGTCACTCTGGTCGACGGCACCCGCGTGGTGGTGCCCGATTCGCTCGAGCTGATCACGCCGTACGTGCTGCAGGAGCAGCACGACTGGTTCGAGGACGAGATCCGCTTCGTGCGGGTGCTCCTCGAGCCGGGCGATCGCGCGCTCGACATCGGCGCCAACTACGGCGTGTATACGCTGTCGATGGCGCACGCCGTCGGGCCCGCGGGACACGTCTGGGCTTTCGAGCCTGCTTCACATCCCGCGGATTTTCTCGAGCTCAGCATCGCCGAGAACGGCTTTCCGAACGTTACGCTCGACCGGCGCGCGGTCTCGAACGCGCCCGGCACTGCGCAGCTCGCGGTGCAGGCGCGTTCGGAGCTCAACGCATTGGTACGCGGTGATGCCGCAGCGACCGCGTCCGAGACCGTGCGGCTCACCTCGCTCGACGAATGCCTCGAGATGTACGCGTGGGACGATATCGGTTTCGTCAAGATCGACGCCGAAGGCGAAGAAGCGAATATCGTCGCCGGCGGCCGGCGCTTCTTCGATGCGCTGTCGCCGCTCGTGCAGTACGAGGTCAAGGCCGGCGCCGATCTGCACTTCGAGCTCGCGGAGACGTTCGCGGCGAGCGGCTATGGCTCGTACCGGCTGGTGCCCGCGCTGAACTTGCTCGTGCCTTTCGACGGCCGGGATGCGGATCCCGACCTCCTCAATCTCTTCGCGTGCAAGCCGGATCGCGCGACGGCGCTCGCCGCGCGCGGCCTGCTGGTGCGCACGGCGCCTTCGCCGTCCGATCGCGAAGCGTGCCTGCGCGAGGTGCGCGAGCGCTTTCCGCGTTCGGCCGCGGACGCGCTTGTGCGCTTGGTCAGCGCTTCGGCGCGCGAATCGCACGCGCTGGAAGAGGCGCTTGCGCTGCATGCGCTCTCGCGCGACCGCGATGCCGATCCGTCCGTGCGCCTGTGCGCGCTCGAGATGGCGCTGCAGGCGCTGACACGGCTCTGCGAGCATCGTCCCACGGCGCTGCGGCGCTCGAGCGCCGCCCGCGCGGCGTTCGATCTCGGCGCCATGCGCCTCGCGGTCGATCACCTCTCGGCCATCGTCCAGCGTCTGACCGAGGTCGGGCAGATCGACGGACGCGAGCCGTTTCTCGCGCCGTCGCTCCGCTTCGAGGCGGTGGAGCGTCGTGGTTCGCTCCGCGACTGGCTGCTCGCCGCGGCGCTGGACACATTGGGCCGGTCGTGCGCGTACTCGTCGTTCTTCGATGCGGAAGGGGAGCACGCGCGCCTCGCGCTCGTCGACAGGCTCGGCTATGCTGACGACGAAGTGCAGCGCCGTCTCACCCTGTTGCAGAGGAGGGCTGCAGCCCGCGAGGCCGCGGCCGGGTAA
- the alaS gene encoding alanine--tRNA ligase, with the protein MKSSHIRREFLRFFESQGHAVVASSPLVPGNDPTLLFTNSGMVQFKDVFLGQEKRPYVRATTSQRCVRAGGKHNDLENVGYTARHHTFFEMLGNFSFGDYFKRDAIRFAWQLLTEVYKLPKEKLWTTVYHEDDEAFEIWTREIGVPADRCIRIGDKPGAGKYQSDNFWQMADTGPCGPCSEIFYDHGPGIPGGPPGSPDQDGDRYIEIWNLVFMQFNRDEKGTLNPLPKPSVDTGMGLERIAAVMQGVHSNYEIDLFQDLIKAAARETGAKDLGNNSLKVIADHIRATSFLIVDGVIPSNEGRGYVLRRIIRRAIRHGYKLGQTQPFFHKLVADLAKAMGDAYPELVQAEQRVSQVLKQEEERFAETLENGMKVLEAALMREDKMLDGETVFQLYDTYGFPVDLTADIARERNVHLDHAGFEAAMQRQRERARAASRFTMAQSVEYSGHATEFHGYEHLSLDAKVVALYKGGTQTEEIQHGDEAIVVLDRTPFYAESGGQVGDRGELVASSGTFVVDDTQKIQATVYGHKGTLKTGKLRIGDAVSAHVDTVARARAAWNHSATHLMHSALRKVLGTHVTQKGSLVDAQKTRFDFSHNEPMTEAQKREVERLVNDEIRRNTEVTARIMKHDEAIKAGAMALFGEKYGDEVRVIGMGEFSTELCGGTHVKRTGDIGFFKIVGETGIAAGVRRIEAVTGPGALEYVQAQEAKLAEAAAALKTSPQDVNAKIAQIMDNVRSLEKELSRMKSKLASSQGDELADRAVDVKGIKVLAAALEGADAKGLREAVDKLKDKLKSAAVVLAAASDGKVSLIAGVTSDLTSKVKAGELVNHVAQQVGGKGGGRADMAQAGGTDPSKLPAALESVKAWVEERV; encoded by the coding sequence ATGAAATCATCGCACATCCGCCGGGAGTTCCTCAGGTTCTTCGAGTCGCAAGGACACGCGGTCGTCGCGTCGAGCCCGCTCGTTCCCGGCAACGATCCGACGCTGCTCTTCACCAATTCCGGCATGGTGCAGTTCAAGGACGTCTTCCTCGGGCAGGAGAAGCGTCCGTACGTGCGCGCCACGACGTCCCAGCGCTGCGTGCGCGCGGGCGGCAAGCACAACGACCTCGAGAACGTCGGCTATACCGCGCGCCATCACACGTTCTTCGAGATGCTGGGCAACTTCAGCTTCGGCGACTACTTCAAGCGCGACGCCATCCGCTTCGCCTGGCAGCTCCTGACCGAGGTGTACAAGCTTCCGAAAGAGAAGCTGTGGACGACCGTCTACCACGAGGACGACGAAGCGTTCGAGATCTGGACCCGGGAGATCGGCGTCCCCGCCGACCGCTGCATCCGCATCGGCGACAAGCCGGGTGCGGGCAAATACCAGAGCGACAACTTCTGGCAGATGGCCGATACCGGTCCCTGCGGCCCGTGCAGCGAGATCTTCTACGACCACGGTCCCGGCATCCCCGGCGGACCGCCCGGATCGCCCGACCAGGACGGCGACCGCTACATCGAGATCTGGAACCTCGTGTTCATGCAGTTCAACCGCGACGAGAAGGGCACGCTGAATCCGCTGCCCAAGCCGTCGGTGGACACCGGGATGGGGCTCGAGCGCATCGCGGCGGTGATGCAGGGCGTGCACTCCAACTACGAGATCGACCTCTTCCAGGACCTCATCAAGGCCGCCGCGCGCGAGACCGGCGCGAAGGACCTCGGGAACAATTCGCTCAAAGTGATCGCCGATCACATCCGCGCCACCTCGTTCCTCATCGTCGACGGCGTGATCCCGAGCAACGAAGGCCGCGGCTACGTGCTGCGCCGGATCATCCGCCGCGCGATCCGTCACGGCTACAAGCTCGGACAGACCCAGCCGTTCTTCCACAAGCTCGTCGCCGATCTCGCGAAAGCGATGGGCGATGCGTATCCCGAGCTCGTGCAGGCCGAGCAGCGGGTTTCTCAGGTGCTGAAGCAGGAAGAAGAGCGCTTCGCCGAGACGCTCGAGAACGGCATGAAGGTGCTCGAAGCCGCGCTCATGCGCGAGGACAAGATGCTCGACGGCGAGACGGTGTTCCAGCTCTACGACACCTACGGCTTCCCGGTCGACCTCACCGCGGATATCGCGCGCGAGCGCAACGTGCACCTCGACCACGCCGGCTTCGAGGCGGCGATGCAGCGCCAGCGCGAGCGCGCGCGCGCCGCTTCGCGCTTCACCATGGCGCAGTCGGTCGAGTACAGCGGCCACGCCACCGAGTTCCACGGGTACGAGCATCTGTCGCTCGACGCGAAAGTGGTGGCGCTCTACAAGGGAGGCACGCAGACCGAGGAGATCCAGCACGGCGACGAGGCGATCGTCGTGCTCGACCGCACGCCGTTCTACGCGGAATCGGGCGGCCAGGTCGGGGACCGCGGCGAGCTCGTCGCGTCCAGCGGCACCTTCGTCGTCGACGACACGCAGAAGATCCAGGCGACGGTGTACGGCCACAAAGGCACGCTCAAGACCGGGAAGCTGCGCATCGGCGACGCGGTCAGCGCGCACGTCGACACCGTCGCGCGCGCCCGCGCCGCGTGGAACCACTCGGCGACCCACCTCATGCACTCGGCGTTGCGCAAGGTGCTCGGCACGCACGTGACGCAGAAAGGCTCGCTGGTCGACGCGCAGAAGACGCGCTTCGACTTCTCGCACAACGAGCCGATGACCGAGGCGCAGAAGCGCGAGGTCGAGCGCCTGGTGAACGACGAGATCCGCCGCAACACCGAGGTCACCGCGCGCATCATGAAGCACGACGAGGCGATCAAGGCGGGCGCCATGGCGCTGTTCGGCGAGAAATACGGCGACGAGGTGCGCGTGATCGGCATGGGCGAGTTCTCGACCGAGCTGTGCGGCGGCACTCACGTCAAGCGCACCGGCGACATCGGTTTCTTCAAGATCGTCGGCGAGACCGGCATCGCTGCGGGCGTCCGCCGCATCGAGGCGGTGACCGGCCCCGGCGCGCTGGAGTACGTGCAGGCGCAGGAAGCCAAGCTCGCCGAAGCCGCCGCGGCGCTGAAGACCTCGCCGCAGGACGTCAACGCCAAGATCGCGCAGATCATGGACAACGTGCGCTCGCTCGAGAAAGAGCTCTCGCGCATGAAGTCCAAGCTCGCGTCCTCGCAGGGCGACGAGCTCGCCGACCGCGCGGTCGACGTGAAAGGCATCAAGGTGCTCGCGGCGGCCCTCGAAGGCGCCGATGCGAAGGGCCTGCGCGAAGCGGTCGACAAGCTCAAGGACAAGCTCAAGTCCGCGGCGGTGGTCCTCGCGGCGGCCAGCGACGGCAAGGTGTCGCTGATCGCGGGCGTGACGTCCGATCTCACCTCGAAGGTGAAAGCGGGCGAGCTCGTCAATCACGTGGCGCAGCAGGTCGGCGGCAAGGGCGGCGGCCGCGCCGACATGGCACAGGCAGGGGGCACCGACCCGTCGAAGCTGCCGGCGGCGCTGGAGTCGGTCAAGGCCTGGGTCGAAGAGCGCGTGTAG
- a CDS encoding tetratricopeptide repeat protein, whose protein sequence is MLIALLKGLWRSRSPHKVLESAVRALDDGQSRRAADLLAEAVRKAPRHAECHFYAGLAQFRLGAHAEALRYFERAIVLDPDRALFRYQAAAMQLALGEAAAARALCEQALALDPLHKETHYLLASIDLPGPPYTALLGEIHRALAPHTYVEIGIASGRSLERVLPATRVVGIDPAPRIARPLPPSAQVFAMPSDEYFATRDVQSDVGGPVELAFIDGAHVFEQALRDFINIERNSTRDSTILLHDCYPLTRETAEREQRTVFWSGDVWRLVLILKKYRPELTISTVAAAPTGLCVVRGLDPASRVLAEQHDAIVEEFMAIDYGVLEQGDKAALLNLVPNDAERLLALVAGAPRRATPA, encoded by the coding sequence ATGCTGATCGCGCTGCTGAAAGGGCTGTGGCGCTCGCGATCGCCGCACAAAGTGCTCGAGTCGGCGGTGCGCGCGCTCGACGACGGTCAGTCTCGACGCGCGGCCGACCTGCTCGCCGAGGCCGTCCGGAAAGCGCCGCGACATGCCGAGTGCCATTTCTACGCCGGCCTCGCGCAATTTCGCCTCGGCGCGCACGCGGAGGCGCTGCGTTACTTCGAGCGTGCGATCGTGCTCGATCCGGATCGTGCGCTCTTCAGATATCAGGCCGCCGCAATGCAGCTCGCGCTCGGCGAGGCCGCGGCCGCGCGGGCGCTGTGCGAACAGGCGCTAGCGCTCGATCCGCTGCACAAGGAGACGCACTACCTGCTCGCCTCGATCGATCTGCCCGGCCCGCCGTACACCGCGCTGCTGGGCGAGATCCACCGGGCGCTGGCGCCGCACACCTACGTCGAGATCGGCATCGCGAGCGGACGATCCCTCGAGCGGGTGCTGCCGGCGACGCGCGTGGTCGGCATCGATCCGGCGCCGCGGATCGCGCGGCCTCTGCCGCCGAGCGCGCAGGTGTTCGCGATGCCGAGCGACGAGTATTTCGCAACGCGCGACGTGCAGAGCGACGTCGGCGGTCCTGTCGAGCTCGCCTTCATCGACGGCGCGCACGTGTTCGAGCAGGCGTTGCGCGACTTCATCAACATCGAGCGCAATTCGACGCGCGACTCGACGATCCTGCTGCACGATTGCTATCCGCTCACCCGCGAGACGGCGGAGCGCGAGCAACGCACCGTGTTCTGGAGCGGCGACGTGTGGCGGCTGGTGCTGATCCTCAAGAAATACCGGCCGGAGCTGACGATCTCGACGGTAGCCGCCGCTCCCACCGGCCTGTGCGTCGTGCGCGGGCTGGATCCCGCGTCGCGCGTGCTCGCGGAACAGCACGACGCGATCGTCGAGGAATTCATGGCGATCGATTACGGCGTGCTCGAGCAGGGCGACAAGGCGGCCCTGCTCAACCTCGTGCCGAACGATGCCGAGCGCCTGCTCGCGCTGGTTGCCGGAGCACCGCGGCGAGCTACTCCAGCCTGA
- a CDS encoding tripartite tricarboxylate transporter substrate binding protein, protein MQKKLFNRFAAVLCAAAAACAAVGAGAAQRDYPAKPIRLLVPFTPGGSQDVTARLVSAPVQQALGTNIVVDNRPGSGGLIATQEGARATPDGHTLVLSTGAQMAIFPALHDKPGYDPIKSFVHIVHLTDTPLVLVVHPGVPVANVKEFVAYTHANKGKVNVASTGNGTYTHLTIELFKQITHADVTHVPYKGAAPAMNDLLSRQIHGLFTSTASAQPQIAAGRLKPLAVTAPKRSAALPDVPTFNEAGVRNLEVSVWVGISAPAGVPQPIVDRLAREYAKALQQPEVRERLLALGAEPSGESGAAFTRMVRDDVARWAKIVKAAGVRLE, encoded by the coding sequence ATGCAAAAGAAACTGTTCAACCGGTTTGCGGCCGTGCTGTGCGCCGCGGCAGCCGCGTGTGCGGCGGTCGGGGCGGGCGCGGCGCAGCGCGACTATCCGGCGAAACCGATCCGGTTGCTCGTGCCTTTCACGCCCGGCGGCTCGCAGGACGTCACGGCGCGGCTCGTGTCGGCGCCGGTGCAGCAGGCGCTGGGCACCAACATCGTCGTCGACAACCGTCCGGGCTCCGGAGGGCTCATCGCCACCCAGGAAGGCGCGCGCGCCACGCCGGACGGTCACACGCTGGTGCTGTCGACCGGCGCGCAGATGGCGATTTTCCCGGCGCTGCACGACAAGCCGGGCTACGACCCGATCAAGAGCTTCGTGCACATCGTGCACCTCACCGACACGCCGCTCGTGCTCGTGGTGCATCCGGGCGTGCCGGTGGCGAACGTGAAGGAATTCGTCGCCTACACCCACGCCAACAAGGGCAAGGTCAACGTCGCCTCGACCGGCAACGGCACGTACACCCATCTCACGATCGAGCTGTTCAAGCAGATCACGCACGCCGACGTGACGCACGTGCCCTACAAGGGCGCCGCGCCGGCGATGAACGATCTGCTGTCCCGGCAGATCCACGGCCTCTTCACGTCCACCGCCTCGGCGCAGCCGCAGATCGCCGCGGGGCGCCTGAAGCCGCTCGCGGTGACCGCGCCGAAGCGCTCGGCCGCGCTGCCGGACGTTCCCACGTTCAACGAAGCCGGCGTGCGCAACCTGGAAGTTTCGGTCTGGGTCGGCATCTCGGCGCCCGCGGGCGTGCCGCAGCCGATCGTCGACCGCCTCGCGCGCGAATACGCCAAGGCGCTGCAGCAGCCCGAAGTCCGCGAGCGCCTGCTCGCGCTCGGTGCGGAGCCCAGCGGCGAATCGGGCGCCGCGTTCACGCGCATGGTGCGCGACGACGTCGCGCGCTGGGCGAAGATCGTGAAGGCCGCGGGCGTCAGGCTGGAGTAG
- the recX gene encoding recombination regulator RecX has product MQSQPKSKKRSDDTPAARALRLLARREHTRRELEQKLKPHVEDPAELARVLDDFTARGWLSEARAAEQLVRAKRGRFGAARIRQALTDKGVPHELIAGQLEALKSSELDTARAVWARKFKTAPADQAERARHVRFLQARGFSVEIAMRVVRGAGADDAGEDS; this is encoded by the coding sequence GTGCAGTCGCAGCCGAAGTCGAAGAAGCGTAGCGACGACACGCCGGCCGCGCGGGCGCTCAGGCTGCTCGCGCGGCGCGAGCACACGCGCCGCGAGCTCGAGCAGAAGCTCAAGCCCCACGTCGAGGATCCGGCCGAGCTCGCCCGCGTCCTCGACGATTTCACGGCCCGGGGCTGGCTGTCCGAGGCGCGCGCGGCCGAGCAGCTCGTGCGCGCGAAGCGCGGGCGCTTCGGCGCCGCGCGCATCCGGCAGGCACTCACCGACAAAGGCGTCCCGCACGAACTCATCGCGGGCCAGCTCGAAGCGCTGAAATCGAGCGAGCTCGACACCGCGCGCGCGGTCTGGGCGCGCAAGTTCAAGACCGCGCCGGCCGATCAGGCCGAACGCGCGCGGCACGTCCGTTTCCTGCAGGCGAGGGGTTTCAGTGTCGAGATCGCCATGCGCGTGGTGCGCGGGGCCGGCGCGGACGATGCAGGAGAGGATTCGTGA
- the recA gene encoding recombinase RecA, with protein sequence MDDNRTKALTAALSQIEKQFGKGSIMRLGESDVARDIQVVSTGSLGLDIALGIGGLPRGRVVEIYGPESSGKTTLTLSVIAEMQKMGGTAAFIDAEHALDPQYAGKLGVDVEQLLISQPDNGEQALEIADMLVRSGSVDVVVVDSVAALVPKAEIEGEMGEPQMGLQARLMSQALRKLTANIKRSNTLVIFINQIRMKIGVMFGNPETTTGGNALKFYASVRIDIRRIGAIKKGEEVIGSETRAKVVKNKVAPPFRNAEFDILYGEGISREGEIIELGVLHRLVEKSGAWYSYGKERIGQGKDNVREYLREHPETAQEIEGKIRAILGVGTTAAASGAVAAEVEEA encoded by the coding sequence ATGGACGACAACAGGACCAAGGCCCTTACGGCGGCGCTCTCTCAGATCGAGAAACAGTTCGGCAAAGGCTCGATCATGCGGCTCGGGGAATCGGACGTCGCGCGCGACATCCAGGTGGTCTCCACCGGCTCGCTGGGTCTCGACATCGCGCTCGGCATCGGCGGCCTGCCGCGCGGCCGGGTGGTCGAGATCTACGGCCCCGAATCCTCGGGGAAGACGACGCTGACGCTCTCGGTGATCGCCGAGATGCAGAAGATGGGCGGCACCGCGGCCTTCATCGACGCCGAGCACGCGCTCGATCCGCAGTACGCCGGCAAGCTCGGCGTCGACGTCGAGCAGCTCCTCATCTCCCAGCCGGACAACGGCGAGCAGGCGCTGGAGATCGCCGACATGCTGGTGCGCTCGGGCTCGGTGGACGTGGTCGTGGTCGACTCGGTCGCGGCGCTGGTCCCCAAGGCCGAGATCGAAGGCGAGATGGGCGAGCCCCAGATGGGCCTCCAGGCGCGCCTCATGTCGCAGGCGCTGCGCAAGCTCACCGCGAACATCAAGCGCTCGAACACGCTGGTCATCTTCATCAACCAGATCCGCATGAAGATCGGCGTCATGTTCGGCAACCCCGAGACCACCACCGGCGGCAACGCGCTCAAGTTCTACGCGTCGGTGCGCATCGACATCCGCCGCATCGGGGCGATCAAGAAAGGCGAGGAAGTCATCGGCTCCGAGACTCGCGCCAAGGTGGTGAAGAACAAGGTCGCGCCGCCGTTCCGCAACGCGGAGTTCGACATCCTCTATGGCGAAGGCATCTCGCGCGAAGGCGAGATCATCGAGCTCGGCGTGCTTCACCGCCTCGTCGAGAAATCGGGCGCCTGGTACAGCTACGGCAAGGAACGCATCGGCCAGGGCAAGGACAATGTCCGCGAGTACCTGAGAGAGCACCCCGAAACCGCGCAGGAGATCGAAGGCAAGATCCGCGCAATCCTCGGCGTCGGCACGACCGCGGCGGCCAGCGGTGCAGTCGCAGCCGAAGTCGAAGAAGCGTAG
- a CDS encoding nicotinamide-nucleotide amidohydrolase family protein yields MAEQLYELAERVGQALKARGLMLVTAESCTGGWVAEAVTMVPGSSEWFERGFVTYTYISKREMLGVSVLTLERQGAVSERCVREMAEGALRESHAQVAVAVSGTAGPGGGTPQKPVGTVCFAWGLKNGTVYTEVKHLPGDREAVRRQAVINALEGVLAIVEALPANLTHVDPAA; encoded by the coding sequence ATGGCCGAGCAGCTCTACGAGCTCGCCGAGCGCGTCGGCCAGGCGCTGAAAGCGCGCGGCCTGATGCTCGTCACGGCCGAATCGTGCACCGGCGGCTGGGTCGCCGAAGCGGTGACCATGGTGCCCGGCAGCTCCGAGTGGTTCGAGCGGGGCTTCGTCACCTACACCTATATCTCGAAGCGCGAGATGCTCGGCGTCTCGGTGCTGACGCTCGAGCGGCAGGGCGCGGTGTCCGAACGCTGCGTGCGCGAGATGGCCGAAGGCGCGCTGCGCGAGAGCCATGCCCAGGTCGCGGTCGCCGTGAGCGGCACCGCAGGGCCGGGCGGCGGCACGCCGCAGAAGCCGGTCGGGACGGTGTGCTTCGCGTGGGGACTGAAGAACGGCACCGTGTACACCGAGGTCAAGCACCTCCCGGGCGATCGCGAGGCGGTGCGCCGGCAGGCGGTGATCAACGCGCTCGAAGGCGTGCTCGCGATCGTCGAGGCGCTGCCGGCGAACCTCACGCACGTCGATCCCGCGGCCTGA
- a CDS encoding phosphatidylglycerophosphatase A produces the protein MLRHPAHFIATSAGVGLIPFAPGTFGTLVALPIFWLAGPRFIDEPAVYLGAVAVLFALGVWACEVTGRNLGAPDHGSMVWDETVAFLLVLFFTPVYSYWQAAAFVLFRLFDITKPPPIRYYERTFKGGLGVMIDDLMAAGYTLLVLALARAVVS, from the coding sequence GTGCTGCGCCATCCCGCGCATTTCATTGCGACCAGCGCCGGCGTCGGCCTCATCCCCTTCGCGCCGGGTACGTTCGGCACCCTCGTCGCGCTGCCCATCTTCTGGCTCGCCGGTCCGCGCTTCATCGACGAGCCGGCGGTCTATCTCGGCGCGGTCGCGGTGCTGTTCGCGCTCGGCGTGTGGGCGTGCGAAGTCACCGGCCGCAACCTGGGAGCGCCCGATCACGGCTCGATGGTGTGGGACGAGACCGTGGCGTTCCTTCTTGTACTGTTCTTCACGCCGGTTTACAGTTACTGGCAGGCCGCGGCGTTCGTGCTGTTCCGGCTTTTCGACATCACGAAGCCGCCGCCGATTCGCTACTATGAGCGCACCTTCAAAGGAGGCCTGGGCGTGATGATCGACGACCTCATGGCGGCGGGCTACACGCTGCTTGTGCTGGCGCTCGCGCGCGCGGTGGTGAGCTGA
- the thiL gene encoding thiamine-phosphate kinase, with protein MTEFELIRRYFTHPARGATLGVGDDAALLRLSPRTELVVSADMLVEGRHFFAGADPQRLGHKALAVNLSDLAAMGAKPRWVTLALALPRADEKWLAGFSRGFMALAKRHSVSLVGGDTTRGPLNIAVQIMGEVPRGKALRRDGAKVGDDVWVSGYLGEAAMALDVLKGRNARKVSPADRKALEARLHEPTPRVALGTALRGTAHSAIDISDGLVADLGHICERSIVAAEIEWEAVPALPLVRAYAQTDRGARALLAGGDDYELCFTASPRQRAAVTAAAARARVHVTMVGRIVRKTGRAPLVLVRDSVGKPMSVPARGFDHFR; from the coding sequence ATGACCGAATTCGAGCTCATCCGCCGGTATTTCACCCATCCCGCGCGCGGGGCGACGCTGGGCGTCGGCGACGACGCCGCACTATTGAGGCTGTCGCCGCGCACCGAGCTCGTGGTCTCCGCCGACATGCTCGTCGAAGGCCGGCACTTCTTCGCGGGCGCCGATCCGCAGCGGCTCGGTCACAAGGCCCTCGCGGTGAATCTGTCCGACCTCGCCGCGATGGGCGCGAAGCCGCGCTGGGTGACGCTCGCGCTCGCGCTGCCCAGGGCGGACGAGAAGTGGCTCGCCGGTTTCTCGCGCGGGTTCATGGCGCTCGCGAAACGCCACTCGGTCTCGCTCGTCGGCGGCGACACCACCAGGGGCCCGCTCAACATCGCGGTGCAGATCATGGGCGAAGTGCCGCGAGGCAAGGCGCTGCGGCGCGACGGCGCGAAAGTCGGCGACGACGTCTGGGTCTCCGGCTATCTCGGCGAAGCCGCGATGGCGCTCGACGTCCTCAAAGGCAGGAACGCACGCAAGGTCTCGCCCGCCGACCGCAAGGCGCTCGAAGCGCGCCTGCACGAGCCCACGCCGCGCGTCGCGCTCGGTACGGCGCTGCGCGGCACCGCGCACAGCGCGATCGACATTTCCGACGGTCTCGTCGCGGACCTCGGGCACATCTGCGAGCGTTCGATCGTCGCCGCCGAGATCGAGTGGGAAGCGGTGCCGGCCCTGCCGCTCGTGCGCGCGTACGCGCAGACCGACCGCGGCGCGCGGGCGCTGCTGGCCGGCGGCGACGACTACGAGCTCTGCTTCACCGCCTCGCCGAGGCAGCGCGCGGCCGTGACCGCGGCGGCGGCCCGCGCGCGCGTCCACGTCACGATGGTCGGCCGCATCGTCCGCAAGACGGGCCGTGCGCCGCTCGTGCTGGTACGCGACTCGGTCGGCAAGCCCATGAGCGTGCCCGCGCGGGGGTTCGACCATTTCCGCTGA
- the nusB gene encoding transcription antitermination factor NusB, producing the protein MQDNGKQKRRDNPPKKSPRRRSRELALQGLYQWQLTGKDTVLIATELAETEEFGKADVPYFRTLLNGAIERAGELDAAMTPFLDRATSELSPIERGVLLISGYELMNELEVPYRVVINEGIELAKAYGGTDGHKYVNGVLDKLAARFREIEVTADRGTARRGA; encoded by the coding sequence GTGCAAGACAACGGTAAACAGAAACGGCGCGACAATCCGCCGAAGAAAAGTCCGCGCCGCCGCTCGCGCGAGCTCGCGCTGCAGGGGCTGTACCAGTGGCAGCTCACGGGCAAGGACACGGTATTGATCGCGACCGAGCTCGCGGAGACCGAGGAATTCGGCAAGGCCGACGTGCCGTACTTCCGCACGCTGCTCAACGGCGCGATCGAGCGCGCGGGCGAGCTCGACGCGGCGATGACGCCGTTTCTCGACCGCGCGACGAGCGAGCTCTCGCCGATCGAGCGCGGCGTCCTGCTCATCTCGGGCTACGAGCTCATGAACGAGCTCGAAGTGCCGTATCGCGTGGTGATCAACGAAGGCATCGAGCTCGCCAAGGCGTACGGCGGCACCGACGGCCACAAGTACGTGAACGGCGTGCTCGACAAGCTCGCGGCGCGCTTTCGCGAGATCGAGGTGACCGCCGACCGCGGCACTGCGAGGAGAGGCGCCTGA
- the ribH gene encoding 6,7-dimethyl-8-ribityllumazine synthase yields the protein MARYDDIEEIEPNHDGTGLRVGIVMSRFNPDVGEGLLSSCTAALAKHGVSRSNMIIATVPGALESPLVLQKMAQTGKYDALIALGAVIRGETYHFEIVSNEMASGISSVQLETGVPIANGILTTENDDQALARMTEKGADCALAAIEMANLLKRFD from the coding sequence ATGGCCCGTTACGACGACATCGAAGAGATCGAGCCGAACCACGACGGCACCGGCTTACGCGTCGGCATCGTCATGAGCCGCTTCAACCCCGACGTCGGGGAGGGGCTGCTCTCGAGCTGCACCGCGGCGCTGGCGAAGCACGGCGTGTCGCGGTCGAACATGATCATCGCGACCGTGCCCGGCGCGCTCGAATCTCCGCTCGTGCTGCAGAAGATGGCTCAGACCGGCAAATACGACGCGCTGATCGCGCTGGGCGCGGTGATCCGCGGCGAGACGTATCACTTCGAGATCGTGTCCAACGAAATGGCGAGCGGCATCTCGTCGGTGCAGCTCGAGACCGGCGTGCCGATTGCAAACGGAATCCTCACCACCGAGAACGACGACCAGGCGCTCGCGCGCATGACCGAAAAAGGCGCGGACTGCGCGCTGGCCGCGATCGAGATGGCGAATCTGCTGAAACGGTTTGACTGA